Proteins encoded by one window of Candidatus Binatia bacterium:
- a CDS encoding LLM class F420-dependent oxidoreductase — MRFGLTTPIVTLTPTGHGAWERDAGPNELREIAVAADRLGFHHLTCSEHVAIPSEVVATRGARYYDPLPTFGWLAAFTERIRFATHVIVLPYHHPLAVAKRYGTLDRICNGRLILGVGVGSLEPEFDLLGVDFAGRGARYEDAIRALRAVLGEREPVYRGTHFTIEGFVVDPTAVQRRMPIWLGGRTPRSLRRALELADGWDPFYLTLDELGALLEKARGWRAWREREERGEPFEFVFSPEKLFDPTVAGEREAMTELLRRYRAIGASAMNLRFPSRSLAHLLEQLEVFASRIRPEFAD; from the coding sequence ATGCGCTTCGGACTCACGACGCCGATCGTCACCCTGACGCCGACCGGGCACGGCGCCTGGGAGCGCGACGCCGGACCGAACGAGCTGCGCGAGATCGCGGTCGCCGCCGACCGCCTCGGCTTCCACCACCTGACGTGCAGCGAGCACGTCGCGATCCCGAGCGAGGTCGTCGCGACGCGCGGCGCGCGCTACTACGATCCGCTGCCGACCTTCGGCTGGCTCGCCGCGTTCACCGAGCGCATCCGCTTCGCGACGCACGTGATCGTGCTGCCGTACCACCACCCGCTCGCGGTCGCGAAGCGCTACGGCACGCTCGACCGGATCTGCAACGGACGGCTGATCCTCGGCGTCGGCGTCGGCAGCCTCGAGCCCGAGTTCGATCTCCTCGGAGTCGACTTCGCGGGCCGCGGCGCGCGCTACGAGGACGCGATCCGCGCGCTGCGCGCCGTGCTCGGCGAGCGCGAGCCGGTCTACCGCGGCACGCACTTCACGATCGAGGGCTTCGTCGTCGACCCGACCGCCGTGCAGCGCCGCATGCCGATCTGGCTCGGCGGTCGGACGCCGCGCTCGCTGCGCCGCGCGCTCGAGCTCGCCGACGGCTGGGATCCGTTCTACTTGACGCTCGACGAGCTCGGCGCGCTGCTCGAGAAGGCGCGCGGCTGGCGCGCGTGGCGGGAGCGCGAGGAGCGCGGCGAGCCGTTCGAGTTCGTGTTCTCGCCGGAGAAGCTCTTCGACCCGACCGTCGCCGGCGAGCGCGAGGCGATGACGGAGCTCCTGCGCCGCTACCGCGCGATCGGCGCCAGCGCGATGAACCTGCGCTTTCCGAGCCGCAGCCTCGCGCACCTGCTCGAGCAGCTCGAGGTCTTCGCGAGCCGGATTCGCCCCGAATTCGCGGACTGA
- a CDS encoding SDR family oxidoreductase — MRYDSVFRAGLFAGQTHIVTGGGSGIGRCTAHELASLGATVVLVGRTEARLAQVKDEITEDGGRALTFTCDIRDEPRVREVVAATLAETGRIDGLVNNAGGQFAAPLAAISQKGWDAVVRNNLTGGFLFARECYTQWMNEHGGAIVNVVADFWGSMPGMGHSGAARAGMVSFTETAAYEWAASGVRVNAVAPGWIASSGMHTYPEWMRPHLKVLHRAVPLQRLGTESEVSAAICFLLSPAAAFISGAVLRVDGAAPTARLASPLSALLPGASENAARGEGTWPLQPHERSQPWNGFHRAGPSKLFADE, encoded by the coding sequence ATGCGCTACGACTCGGTCTTTCGCGCGGGCCTCTTCGCCGGGCAGACGCACATCGTCACCGGCGGCGGGAGCGGCATCGGTCGCTGCACGGCGCACGAGCTCGCGAGCCTCGGTGCGACGGTCGTGCTGGTCGGCCGCACGGAGGCGCGGCTCGCGCAGGTGAAGGACGAGATCACGGAGGACGGCGGGCGCGCGCTCACGTTCACGTGCGACATCCGCGACGAGCCGCGCGTCCGCGAGGTGGTCGCGGCGACGCTCGCCGAGACCGGACGCATCGACGGCCTGGTCAACAACGCGGGCGGACAGTTCGCCGCACCGCTCGCCGCGATCAGCCAGAAGGGCTGGGATGCGGTGGTGCGCAACAACCTGACCGGCGGCTTCCTGTTCGCGCGCGAGTGCTACACGCAGTGGATGAACGAGCACGGCGGCGCGATCGTCAACGTGGTCGCCGACTTCTGGGGCAGCATGCCGGGCATGGGTCACTCGGGCGCGGCGCGCGCCGGCATGGTGAGCTTCACCGAGACCGCGGCCTACGAGTGGGCGGCGAGCGGCGTGCGCGTCAACGCGGTCGCGCCGGGCTGGATCGCGTCCTCCGGCATGCACACCTACCCGGAGTGGATGCGGCCGCACCTGAAGGTGCTGCACCGTGCGGTGCCGCTGCAGCGCCTCGGCACGGAGTCCGAGGTGTCGGCGGCGATCTGCTTCCTGCTCTCGCCGGCGGCGGCGTTCATCTCGGGCGCCGTGCTGCGCGTCGACGGCGCCGCGCCGACCGCGCGCCTCGCCTCGCCGCTGTCGGCGCTGTTGCCGGGCGCGTCCGAGAACGCCGCGCGCGGCGAGGGCACCTGGCCGCTGCAGCCGCACGAGCGCTCCCAGCCGTGGAACGGCTTCCACCGCGCCGGGCCGAGCAAGCTGTTCGCGGACGAGTAG
- a CDS encoding alpha-ketoglutarate-dependent dioxygenase AlkB, giving the protein MGASPRGAARTLRERRPTRERGAAGLHYDPAFVSPDEHDALVRWLEKLHPIWENRFTDRHAAATGVQRQLLRPVYWLGSWQFACLDYYRPPAGVHDRAVRAEPFPPVLARLVRRIEALTRAMFRPPDLPPRWRLNTCLINLYGSVLRDGKAVDTARVGEHRDFEPGPVASISLGERALFQFVTRGRRGEPSSVVTQRWLDDGSLLIFGGEQWKNRTLHRVQRVDRRAGMRFHFPVEGFETRRVNFTLRFVPEEHVVPFAKLAPQARDDVRRYVAELAKHSSFFRRELERETRAA; this is encoded by the coding sequence ATGGGAGCCTCGCCTCGAGGAGCGGCGCGGACGCTGCGCGAGCGACGTCCGACGCGCGAGCGCGGCGCCGCCGGCCTGCACTACGACCCGGCGTTCGTCTCGCCCGACGAGCACGACGCGCTCGTGCGCTGGCTCGAGAAGCTGCACCCGATCTGGGAGAACCGCTTCACCGACCGCCACGCGGCCGCGACCGGCGTGCAGCGCCAGCTCCTGCGTCCGGTGTACTGGCTCGGCAGCTGGCAGTTCGCCTGCCTCGACTACTACCGGCCGCCCGCCGGCGTGCACGACCGCGCCGTGCGCGCCGAGCCCTTCCCGCCGGTGCTCGCGCGCCTCGTGCGGCGCATCGAAGCGCTGACCCGCGCGATGTTCCGCCCGCCCGACCTGCCGCCGCGCTGGCGGCTCAACACCTGCCTGATCAACCTCTACGGCAGCGTGCTGCGCGACGGGAAGGCGGTCGACACGGCGCGCGTCGGCGAGCACCGCGACTTCGAGCCCGGTCCGGTCGCGTCGATCTCGCTCGGCGAGCGCGCGCTCTTCCAATTCGTCACCCGCGGACGGCGCGGCGAGCCGTCGTCGGTCGTCACGCAGCGCTGGCTCGACGACGGCTCGCTGCTGATCTTCGGCGGCGAGCAGTGGAAGAACCGCACGCTGCACCGCGTGCAGCGCGTCGACCGGCGTGCCGGCATGCGCTTCCACTTCCCGGTCGAGGGCTTCGAGACGCGGCGGGTGAACTTCACGCTGCGCTTCGTGCCCGAGGAGCACGTCGTGCCGTTCGCGAAGCTCGCGCCGCAGGCGCGCGACGACGTGCGGCGCTACGTCGCCGAGCTCGCGAAGCACTCGTCGTTCTTCCGCCGCGAGCTCGAGCGCGAGACGCGCGCGGCGTGA
- a CDS encoding glycine--tRNA ligase, with translation MERIVALAKRRGLVFPSSEIYGGLASCWDYGPIGVELKRNVKEAWWRDMVWARGDVVGLDCSILMHPRVWEASGHVAGFTDPLVDCKKCKMRFRADHLAEENGGVLPKTHPGECGGELTEARQFNLMFKTFMGPVEEDANVVFMRPETAQGMFVNFANVLDTARKKLPFGIAQVGKSFRNEITPGNFLFRTREFEQMEMEFFVKPGEDQHWYEYWKKERFDWYLRLGIKKENLRLREHASDELAHYARGCADVEYKFPFGWSELEGIANRGDFDLKQHSQYSGKDLSYFDDETRERFVPYVIEPAAGVDRATLAFLVDAYDEDEVEGETRVVLRLHPRLAPVKAAVFPLLRKGGHPEKAQEIYAKLRPHFPVQYDQAGSIGRRYRRQDEIGTPFGITVDHQTMEDGTVTLRDRDKTTQERIHENDLLPELLRRIYSC, from the coding sequence ATGGAGCGCATCGTCGCGCTCGCGAAGCGTCGCGGCCTGGTCTTCCCGTCGAGCGAGATCTACGGCGGTCTCGCGAGCTGCTGGGACTACGGTCCGATCGGCGTCGAGCTCAAGCGCAACGTCAAGGAAGCGTGGTGGCGCGACATGGTGTGGGCGCGCGGCGACGTCGTCGGGCTCGACTGCTCGATCCTCATGCACCCGCGCGTGTGGGAGGCGTCGGGGCACGTCGCCGGCTTCACCGACCCGCTCGTCGACTGCAAGAAGTGCAAGATGCGCTTCCGCGCCGATCACCTCGCCGAGGAGAACGGCGGCGTCCTGCCGAAGACGCACCCCGGCGAGTGCGGCGGCGAGCTCACCGAGGCGCGCCAGTTCAACCTGATGTTCAAGACGTTCATGGGGCCGGTCGAGGAGGACGCGAACGTCGTCTTCATGCGTCCCGAGACCGCGCAGGGCATGTTCGTCAACTTCGCGAACGTCCTCGACACCGCGCGCAAGAAGCTGCCGTTCGGCATCGCGCAGGTCGGCAAGTCGTTCCGCAACGAGATCACGCCCGGCAACTTCCTCTTCCGCACGCGCGAGTTCGAGCAGATGGAGATGGAGTTCTTCGTCAAGCCGGGCGAGGACCAGCACTGGTACGAGTACTGGAAGAAGGAGCGCTTCGACTGGTACCTGCGCCTCGGCATCAAGAAGGAGAACCTGCGCCTGCGCGAGCACGCGTCGGACGAGCTCGCGCACTACGCGCGCGGCTGCGCCGACGTCGAGTACAAATTCCCCTTCGGCTGGTCCGAGCTCGAGGGCATCGCGAACCGCGGCGACTTCGATCTCAAGCAGCACTCGCAGTACAGCGGCAAGGACCTGTCGTACTTCGACGACGAGACGCGCGAGCGCTTCGTGCCCTACGTCATCGAGCCGGCGGCCGGCGTCGACCGTGCGACGCTCGCCTTCCTGGTCGACGCCTACGACGAGGACGAGGTCGAGGGCGAGACGCGCGTCGTGCTGCGTCTCCACCCGCGGCTCGCGCCGGTGAAGGCGGCGGTCTTCCCGCTGCTGCGCAAGGGCGGTCACCCGGAGAAGGCGCAGGAGATCTACGCCAAGCTGCGTCCGCACTTCCCCGTGCAGTACGACCAGGCGGGCTCGATCGGGCGCCGCTACCGGCGTCAAGACGAGATCGGCACGCCGTTCGGCATCACCGTCGACCACCAGACGATGGAGGACGGCACGGTGACGCTCCGCGATCGCGACAAGACGACGCAGGAGCGCATCCACGAGAACGATCTGCTGCCGGAGCTGCTGCGGCGGATCTACTCCTGCTGA
- a CDS encoding SMP-30/gluconolactonase/LRE family protein codes for MPSLGDVVRPLLAALLAAGLAACAAEPRGACSQAQPLGSVCGFENPEDVAYAPQSNLLVVSQFRFLGGGGALAGLTPGADTPRTLWPSPTATVENDGALGEPGCTPPDPETFHPHGVFVDARNDLYVVNHGGRESVEIFSLRGSGDAATLAWRGCIPLPAGTSGNDVAVGPDGRVVVSNYLKSMDSLWENAKVGLGLATGDVLLWRRGAGWSRVPNTEASAANGVALSFDGETLFYAETGSGKLVRIRLDGSERTEVEVPGAPDNLSWTTHGTLYLATHTSSLAFLGCLRGGACRSPWALLEIDPETLSVDQVLAHDGEVVGAIASAQQVGPVVYLGAVFGDRIGVWRQSEDGAGSLWSTLARAPWPASGSRASS; via the coding sequence ATGCCGTCGCTCGGGGACGTCGTGCGTCCGCTGCTCGCCGCGCTGCTCGCGGCGGGGCTCGCGGCGTGCGCGGCCGAGCCGCGCGGCGCGTGCAGCCAGGCGCAGCCGCTCGGCAGCGTGTGCGGCTTCGAGAACCCCGAGGACGTCGCCTACGCGCCGCAGTCGAACCTGCTCGTCGTGAGCCAGTTCCGCTTCTTGGGCGGGGGCGGAGCGCTCGCCGGTCTGACACCGGGCGCCGACACGCCGCGCACGCTGTGGCCGTCGCCGACGGCGACCGTCGAGAACGACGGCGCGCTCGGTGAGCCGGGCTGCACGCCGCCCGATCCGGAGACGTTCCATCCGCACGGCGTGTTCGTCGACGCGCGCAACGACCTCTACGTCGTCAACCACGGCGGACGCGAGTCGGTCGAGATCTTCTCGCTTCGCGGCAGCGGCGACGCGGCGACGCTCGCGTGGCGCGGCTGCATCCCGCTGCCCGCGGGCACCTCGGGCAACGACGTCGCGGTCGGCCCGGACGGCCGCGTGGTGGTGAGCAACTACCTGAAGTCGATGGACTCGCTGTGGGAGAACGCGAAGGTCGGGCTCGGCCTCGCGACCGGCGACGTCCTGCTGTGGCGTCGCGGCGCGGGCTGGAGCCGCGTGCCGAACACCGAGGCGAGCGCGGCGAACGGGGTCGCGCTGTCGTTCGACGGCGAGACGCTCTTCTACGCCGAGACCGGGAGCGGCAAGCTCGTGCGCATCCGGCTCGACGGCAGCGAGCGCACGGAGGTCGAGGTGCCGGGTGCGCCCGACAACCTGAGCTGGACGACGCACGGCACGCTCTACCTCGCGACCCACACCTCGAGCCTCGCGTTCCTCGGCTGCCTGCGCGGCGGCGCCTGCCGCTCGCCGTGGGCGCTGCTCGAGATCGACCCGGAGACGCTGAGCGTCGACCAGGTGCTCGCGCACGACGGCGAGGTGGTCGGCGCGATCGCCTCGGCGCAGCAGGTCGGGCCGGTGGTCTACCTGGGCGCGGTGTTCGGCGATCGCATCGGCGTCTGGCGCCAGTCCGAAGACGGCGCCGGCTCGCTCTGGTCGACGCTCGCACGAGCTCCCTGGCCGGCCTCCGGGTCGCGTGCTAGCTCGTGA
- a CDS encoding GAF domain-containing protein, whose protein sequence is MIAEVGTRDVRSFGEGARTGGFVGALRESASFLSTRLLRELLAADARSEASSDDVAVRASALLDVALAGFEVATGAFVLLDPARHPQCVAARGLPDHARELLETTPAELATIGGSLVQRALTERRVLLLDRSTREPLMPALREGSPEIECAAIVPLFDLAQPVGVLVLASRAGRLNATLLRSHAVTFRLLGLLLSPGRGRSGPAQRDDAAAAPADVERYLFEIEELTARLAEAREAERVWQERASSAETALRAETESARARIAELEAQLAGASPQDGRLRELEELCALQARTIDEREQRIRELEDEIALVRSRVEESRAATTSALHGNGSTSWNGAAAEEDDDLETLELPENGDEQLGDIAAAAVAALEEQDGEDQGAEVEAAPEPEEVDLGEVEEASSLDAVVDDVRLEHAVLHVDSNANARELVRDTAEASGAAYWSGEGDVPSATTSIAAVNLLDASLGVALQNDSELWSAHRWIVYGTTDAGTGFELGWCSLLRRPIDPKRCVEQMQRAVGRKLGGIVFVSAQLRELAPLRQAVQEIDAAGSVACDTRQALDLLEIVRRPDAIVIDLALPHGQGLGLAAQLRREPETSNLPLLLLLPAQLDHERLREDAERAQLLGPFTDEDVRRIVRAVLAGRH, encoded by the coding sequence TTGATCGCAGAGGTCGGCACCAGGGACGTGCGTTCGTTCGGGGAGGGCGCGCGTACGGGTGGCTTCGTTGGCGCGCTGCGCGAGTCCGCGAGCTTTCTGTCGACGCGCCTGCTGCGCGAGCTCTTGGCCGCGGATGCGCGCAGCGAAGCTTCGTCGGACGACGTCGCGGTGCGCGCGTCGGCGTTGCTCGACGTCGCGCTCGCGGGCTTCGAGGTCGCAACCGGCGCGTTCGTGCTGCTCGATCCGGCGCGCCATCCGCAGTGCGTCGCGGCGCGTGGTCTGCCCGATCACGCGCGCGAGCTGCTCGAGACGACGCCCGCGGAGCTCGCGACGATCGGTGGATCGCTCGTGCAGCGCGCGCTCACGGAACGTCGTGTGCTGCTGCTCGACCGCTCGACGCGCGAGCCGCTCATGCCGGCCCTGCGCGAGGGCAGCCCCGAGATCGAGTGCGCCGCGATCGTGCCGCTGTTCGATCTCGCGCAGCCGGTCGGCGTGCTGGTCCTTGCCTCGCGCGCCGGGCGCCTGAACGCGACGCTGCTGCGCTCGCACGCGGTCACCTTCCGGTTGCTCGGGCTGCTGCTCTCGCCGGGACGCGGGCGCTCCGGTCCCGCGCAGCGCGACGACGCGGCCGCCGCGCCGGCCGACGTCGAGCGCTACCTCTTCGAGATCGAGGAGCTGACCGCGCGCCTGGCCGAAGCGCGCGAGGCCGAGCGCGTCTGGCAGGAGCGCGCGTCGAGCGCCGAGACCGCGCTGCGCGCCGAGACCGAGAGCGCGCGCGCCCGCATCGCGGAGCTCGAAGCGCAGCTCGCCGGCGCGTCGCCGCAGGACGGCCGCCTGCGCGAGCTCGAGGAGCTGTGCGCGCTGCAGGCGCGGACCATCGACGAGCGCGAGCAGCGCATCCGCGAGCTCGAGGACGAGATCGCGCTCGTGCGAAGCCGCGTCGAGGAGTCGCGCGCCGCGACGACGAGCGCGCTGCACGGCAACGGCTCGACGAGCTGGAACGGCGCAGCGGCGGAGGAGGACGACGACCTCGAGACGCTCGAGCTGCCCGAGAACGGCGACGAGCAGCTCGGCGACATCGCGGCGGCCGCGGTCGCGGCGCTCGAGGAGCAGGACGGCGAGGATCAGGGTGCGGAGGTCGAGGCGGCGCCGGAGCCCGAGGAGGTCGATCTCGGCGAGGTCGAGGAGGCGTCGTCGCTCGACGCCGTCGTCGACGACGTCCGGCTCGAGCACGCGGTGCTGCACGTCGACTCGAACGCCAACGCGCGCGAGCTCGTCCGCGACACCGCCGAGGCGAGCGGTGCCGCGTACTGGAGCGGCGAGGGCGACGTGCCGAGCGCCACGACCTCGATCGCGGCCGTGAACCTGCTCGATGCGTCGCTCGGCGTGGCGCTGCAGAACGACTCGGAGCTCTGGTCGGCGCACCGCTGGATCGTCTACGGCACGACCGACGCCGGCACGGGCTTCGAGCTCGGCTGGTGCAGCCTCCTGCGCCGGCCGATCGACCCCAAGCGCTGCGTCGAGCAGATGCAGCGCGCGGTGGGACGCAAGCTCGGCGGCATCGTCTTCGTCAGCGCGCAGCTGCGCGAGCTCGCGCCGCTCCGTCAAGCGGTGCAGGAGATCGACGCGGCGGGATCGGTCGCGTGCGACACGCGTCAGGCGCTCGACCTGCTCGAGATCGTGCGCCGTCCCGACGCGATCGTCATCGACCTCGCGCTGCCGCACGGGCAGGGGCTCGGGCTCGCGGCGCAGCTTCGTCGCGAGCCGGAGACGAGCAACCTGCCGCTGCTCCTGCTGCTGCCCGCGCAGCTCGACCACGAGCGTCTGCGCGAGGACGCCGAGCGGGCGCAGCTCCTCGGTCCGTTCACCGACGAGGACGTGCGTCGCATCGTGCGCGCGGTGCTCGCCGGGCGGCACTGA
- a CDS encoding chemotaxis protein CheW — translation MESERGGIRLMLVRTHGCRICVALDAVEGVLDGPHAPDATTFTLADGTSIPLVDWASVTGVPEPPRTDETQVMVLKTASGLVGLRIGACLGVRSVSLARTPPMPTRLTDASGSPLCFLLMLDGRPHLMLEPRALLTRLPASDGGVPAEQGSLA, via the coding sequence TTGGAGAGCGAGCGGGGCGGCATCCGCTTGATGCTGGTCCGCACGCACGGCTGTCGCATCTGCGTTGCGCTTGACGCTGTCGAGGGCGTGCTCGACGGGCCGCACGCGCCCGACGCGACGACGTTCACGCTCGCCGACGGCACGAGCATCCCGCTCGTCGACTGGGCGAGCGTCACCGGCGTCCCGGAGCCGCCGCGTACGGACGAGACGCAGGTGATGGTGCTCAAGACCGCGAGCGGTCTCGTTGGCCTACGCATCGGCGCGTGCCTCGGCGTTCGCTCGGTGTCGCTCGCGCGCACGCCGCCGATGCCGACGCGACTCACGGACGCGAGCGGGAGCCCGCTCTGCTTCCTGCTCATGCTCGACGGCCGTCCGCACCTGATGCTCGAGCCGCGCGCCCTGCTGACACGGCTTCCGGCGTCCGACGGCGGCGTCCCGGCCGAGCAAGGGAGCCTCGCATGA
- a CDS encoding response regulator: MSASRVLIVDDSLTIRRALEMILKPLGYELDFALDGAQALERATALRPDLILLDYVLPDMRAPDVCSALAANPATAHTPIILVSAKGASIRQTYQDADNVVSYITKPFKPQVVASVVENALARGRAAAATPREPGHATTLRSPVAARVEPSTARAGEARSQVAAPANVEQAFAALLSQLEGAICEDAALRGSSRAPLPGITPRLRGAAERLNDVAQHLNGESLVPYRLREDGSFANIAATLLEAHRYLCEAAILLAASGAPSAVLPRAPEVFVVCPERHALAGEIADAVRARHLVPLAIGDEFAQLPHLVRLLAPRVVIGVLGVDEAADAALHACLALDAPLTRFVAFGGDAAGVDPRFASHVEAIDALGDVLGDVAQEAGRDSAAAPDIDLEVVTV, from the coding sequence ATGAGCGCGTCGCGCGTCCTCATCGTCGACGACAGCCTGACCATCCGCCGGGCGCTCGAGATGATCCTGAAGCCGCTCGGCTACGAGCTCGATTTTGCGCTCGACGGCGCGCAGGCGCTCGAGCGTGCGACCGCGCTCAGGCCCGATCTGATCCTGCTCGACTACGTGCTGCCCGACATGCGCGCGCCCGACGTCTGCTCGGCGCTCGCCGCGAATCCGGCAACGGCGCACACGCCGATCATCCTGGTGTCGGCGAAGGGCGCCTCCATCCGCCAGACCTACCAGGACGCCGACAACGTCGTGAGCTACATCACCAAGCCCTTCAAGCCCCAGGTCGTCGCCTCGGTCGTGGAGAACGCGCTCGCGCGCGGACGCGCCGCCGCGGCCACGCCCCGTGAGCCGGGTCATGCGACGACGCTGCGCAGCCCCGTCGCCGCGCGCGTCGAGCCGTCGACCGCGCGCGCCGGCGAAGCCCGCAGCCAGGTCGCCGCGCCGGCCAACGTCGAGCAAGCGTTCGCCGCGCTGCTCTCGCAGCTCGAGGGCGCGATCTGCGAGGACGCGGCCCTGCGCGGCTCCTCGCGCGCGCCCTTGCCCGGGATCACGCCGCGGCTGCGCGGCGCCGCGGAGCGCTTGAACGACGTCGCCCAGCACCTGAACGGCGAGTCCCTCGTGCCGTACCGGCTGCGCGAGGACGGCTCGTTCGCGAACATCGCCGCGACGCTGCTCGAAGCGCACCGCTATCTCTGCGAGGCGGCGATCCTGCTCGCGGCGAGCGGGGCGCCGAGCGCGGTGCTGCCGCGCGCGCCCGAGGTCTTCGTCGTCTGCCCCGAGCGCCACGCGCTCGCCGGCGAGATCGCCGACGCGGTGCGCGCACGCCATCTCGTCCCGCTCGCGATCGGCGACGAGTTCGCGCAGCTGCCGCACCTCGTGCGTCTGCTCGCGCCGCGCGTCGTGATCGGCGTGCTCGGCGTCGACGAGGCGGCCGACGCGGCGCTGCACGCGTGCCTCGCGCTCGACGCGCCGCTGACGCGCTTCGTCGCCTTCGGCGGCGACGCGGCTGGCGTCGATCCCCGCTTCGCGAGCCACGTCGAAGCGATCGACGCGCTCGGCGACGTGCTCGGCGACGTCGCGCAGGAGGCAGGCCGCGACAGCGCCGCCGCGCCCGACATCGACCTCGAGGTGGTGACGGTATGA
- a CDS encoding chemotaxis protein CheW: MSLPGSPTPAMQPPTGTAAAPRSDYCIFLRDGRRFALSTLIAKEVLEARPFTPVPYAPPELLGAFNLRGEVVPLVNLDGFLGVEGRPAGRGDTLLLLSHGDLVLAAVVDQVVVIKHVAPWEIRRSKLDPAMRNPLVRGIVGRDGEQTLVLDGEKLLAAVVGQIADGLRGRGKTPSGPSVLSAPGGSARTQGTAQNDGGTDARLGVRAGGEEAEARDAQDASAAPPTLTAGGGST, from the coding sequence ATGAGCCTGCCCGGGAGCCCGACGCCGGCGATGCAGCCGCCCACGGGGACGGCGGCGGCACCGCGCAGCGACTACTGCATCTTTCTGCGTGACGGACGGCGCTTCGCGCTGTCGACGCTCATCGCCAAGGAGGTGCTCGAAGCGCGGCCGTTCACGCCCGTGCCGTACGCGCCGCCCGAGCTGCTCGGCGCGTTCAACCTGCGCGGCGAGGTCGTGCCGCTGGTCAACCTCGATGGCTTTCTCGGGGTGGAGGGCCGACCGGCGGGACGCGGCGACACGCTGCTGCTCCTGAGCCACGGCGACCTCGTGCTCGCGGCGGTCGTCGACCAGGTGGTGGTGATCAAGCACGTCGCGCCGTGGGAGATCCGGCGCTCGAAGCTCGACCCGGCGATGCGCAACCCGCTCGTGCGCGGCATCGTCGGTCGCGACGGCGAGCAGACGCTGGTGCTCGATGGGGAGAAGCTGCTCGCCGCCGTCGTCGGGCAGATCGCCGACGGCCTGCGCGGCCGCGGCAAGACGCCGAGCGGGCCGTCGGTGCTGAGCGCTCCGGGGGGGAGCGCGCGCACGCAGGGGACGGCGCAGAACGACGGGGGTACGGACGCACGCCTTGGCGTCCGGGCGGGTGGAGAGGAAGCGGAGGCGCGCGACGCGCAGGACGCGAGCGCCGCGCCGCCCACGCTTACCGCCGGGGGAGGTAGCACGTAA